The proteins below are encoded in one region of Winogradskyella helgolandensis:
- a CDS encoding pyridoxal-phosphate dependent enzyme — translation MNKQTLIEAHNRIKPFIHKTPMLTSELLNKEAGCNLFFKCENFQKMGAFKMRGAANAILSLSKKERERGVVTHSSGNFAQAVSLAAKKLGVKAYIVMPENAPQVKKDGVKTYDGEIIECESTPQAREATANKIKEEKGATFLHPSNQDEVIYGNSTAAIEFLEEQPDLDVILTPVGGGGLIAGTALAAYYFSTNCKVIGGEPLEADDAYRSLISGKIETNESFDTVADGLRTHLGDRNFPIIQKYVDKIIRVEEGEIINAMQLIWERMKIIVEPSSAVAFAAVLKNKEEFANKNIGIIISGGNVDVKNLPFG, via the coding sequence ATGAATAAACAAACTCTCATAGAAGCGCACAACCGGATAAAACCATTTATTCACAAAACACCAATGCTAACCTCAGAATTGCTAAATAAAGAAGCAGGCTGTAACCTGTTTTTCAAATGTGAGAACTTTCAAAAAATGGGAGCCTTTAAGATGCGAGGAGCTGCAAATGCCATCCTTTCACTTTCCAAAAAAGAAAGAGAACGCGGAGTGGTGACACATTCGTCTGGTAATTTTGCCCAAGCCGTTTCGTTGGCAGCTAAAAAATTAGGAGTTAAGGCTTATATTGTAATGCCAGAAAATGCACCTCAAGTAAAAAAAGATGGTGTTAAAACGTATGATGGAGAAATTATAGAATGTGAATCGACACCTCAAGCAAGAGAAGCAACAGCTAATAAGATAAAAGAAGAAAAAGGTGCAACTTTTTTACATCCATCAAATCAAGATGAGGTGATTTACGGAAATAGTACAGCAGCAATTGAGTTTTTAGAAGAACAGCCAGATTTGGATGTTATTTTAACACCAGTCGGTGGAGGAGGTCTTATTGCAGGCACAGCTTTGGCAGCATATTATTTTTCAACTAACTGTAAAGTGATTGGTGGAGAACCCTTGGAGGCAGATGACGCATATCGTTCATTAATTTCTGGTAAAATAGAAACGAATGAGAGTTTTGATACAGTAGCAGATGGGTTAAGAACACATTTAGGGGATCGTAATTTCCCTATTATTCAAAAGTATGTAGATAAGATTATTCGTGTTGAAGAAGGTGAAATTATAAATGCCATGCAATTAATTTGGGAACGAATGAAGATTATAGTAGAACCATCAAGTGCAGTAGCTTTTGCAGCTGTATTAAAAAATAAAGAAGAATTTGCAAATAAAAACATCGGGATTATTATTTCTGGTGGTAATGTAGATGTAAAAAATCTACCGTTTGGTTGA
- a CDS encoding enoyl-CoA hydratase-related protein, which translates to MSKSIQLTIENKIATITLNRPEVFNSFNREMALSLQSILDDCETNSEVRAIVLTGNGKAFCAGQDLKEVTDPDLNPGFKKILEEHYNPIITRIRSIKKPIIGAINGVAAGAGANIALACDIVVAHEKVSFIQAFSLIGLVPDSAGTFFLPRLIGFQKALALAMLGDKIGAEEAEKMGMIYKCVPTEEFEETIDKLALKLANMPTKALGMIKELFNKSMTNDLESQLALESKLQIEAAQSEDYKEGVAAFIEKRQPNFKGN; encoded by the coding sequence ATGAGCAAAAGCATCCAACTAACAATAGAAAACAAAATAGCAACCATCACGCTAAATAGACCTGAAGTTTTTAATAGTTTTAATCGTGAAATGGCTTTAAGTTTACAAAGTATTTTAGATGATTGTGAAACCAATTCTGAAGTTAGAGCCATTGTTTTAACAGGAAACGGAAAAGCATTCTGTGCAGGTCAAGATTTAAAAGAAGTTACAGATCCGGATTTAAACCCAGGATTCAAAAAAATATTAGAAGAGCATTATAACCCAATCATCACTAGAATACGTTCCATTAAAAAACCAATAATTGGAGCCATAAATGGAGTGGCTGCAGGAGCTGGAGCAAACATAGCCTTAGCTTGTGATATTGTGGTCGCTCATGAAAAAGTGAGTTTTATTCAAGCCTTTAGTTTAATAGGTTTGGTGCCAGACAGCGCAGGAACGTTCTTTTTACCAAGATTAATAGGTTTTCAAAAAGCATTAGCATTAGCGATGCTAGGCGATAAAATTGGAGCTGAGGAAGCTGAAAAAATGGGCATGATTTATAAATGTGTTCCAACAGAAGAATTTGAAGAAACGATTGATAAACTAGCTTTGAAACTAGCAAACATGCCTACAAAAGCATTGGGTATGATTAAAGAATTGTTCAATAAATCGATGACGAATGATTTAGAATCGCAATTAGCTTTAGAATCTAAATTACAAATTGAAGCGGCACAAAGCGAAGATTACAAAGAAGGAGTGGCTGCATTTATAGAAAAACGTCAACCAAATTTTAAAGGAAACTAA
- the ypfJ gene encoding KPN_02809 family neutral zinc metallopeptidase, translating into MKWKGRRQSGNLEDQRGMGTKGKVAAGGGVIAVVVILLQLFGGETGQQIAPIIEQVANSQTTQQVEQRDLTSEELEMGDFMATVLADTEDVWNQIFRDYNLGDYKEPKMVLFTDAVSTACGSATSASGPFYCPGDQKLYMDLAFFDELKTRFGAKGGDFAIAYVTAHEVGHHIQTLLGTSNKVRQLQSQTNQVGANKLSVAQELQADFYAGVWAHHNKKYLQAGDIEEAISAANAVGDDAIQKRSRGSVNSDSFTHGTSQQRMEWFMKGYNTGDIRNGDTFSALLD; encoded by the coding sequence ATGAAATGGAAAGGTAGACGACAAAGCGGGAATCTTGAAGACCAACGCGGCATGGGAACTAAAGGTAAAGTTGCAGCTGGTGGTGGAGTTATTGCCGTAGTTGTAATTTTATTGCAACTTTTTGGAGGTGAAACTGGTCAGCAAATAGCACCAATCATAGAGCAGGTAGCTAATAGTCAAACCACTCAGCAAGTAGAACAAAGAGATTTAACCAGCGAAGAGCTTGAAATGGGCGATTTTATGGCAACTGTTTTGGCCGACACCGAAGATGTGTGGAACCAAATATTTAGAGACTACAATCTAGGGGATTATAAAGAACCAAAAATGGTATTATTCACAGATGCGGTTTCTACAGCTTGCGGTAGTGCAACTTCAGCTTCTGGACCTTTTTACTGTCCTGGCGATCAAAAATTATATATGGATTTAGCTTTTTTTGACGAACTAAAAACACGTTTTGGAGCAAAAGGTGGCGATTTTGCAATAGCTTACGTCACAGCACACGAGGTTGGTCATCATATCCAAACACTTTTAGGAACTTCAAACAAAGTAAGACAATTACAAAGTCAAACAAATCAAGTAGGAGCAAATAAATTGTCTGTTGCACAAGAATTACAAGCCGATTTTTACGCAGGAGTTTGGGCACATCACAATAAAAAATATTTACAAGCAGGAGATATTGAGGAAGCCATAAGCGCTGCCAATGCTGTTGGTGACGATGCTATACAAAAACGATCTAGAGGAAGTGTAAACTCTGATAGTTTTACCCACGGCACATCGCAACAACGTATGGAGTGGTTTATGAAAGGCTACAACACAGGCGATATTAGAAATGGAGATACATTTTCTGCACTTTTAGATTAA
- a CDS encoding 2Fe-2S iron-sulfur cluster-binding protein: MAEFYKLKVLDLYKETEDTSLITFDVPLELHDAFKFRQGQHLTLKADLNGEDVRRSYSLCSSPNDKQWKVAVKLIPGGKFSTFINEELKAGDQLEVMSPSGTFGVEVNAEKPKNYLFFAAGSGITPVLSMVKAHLQAEPNSTCKLFYVNKTAKSIIFKEELEQLRNKYFGRLEIYYFLTKERRDIELFNGRFDDEKMKVLTKTFIDIPDTSEVFLCGPEKMVNYVSEYLINAGLPKELIHFELFVKGLSDEDIKRAERLAQQNVEGTEVVIVDGGKEFAFTMTKEYDNILDAALGAGADLPFACKGGVCSTCKCKVIDGAVEMKINYALSDKEVSQNLVLSCQAVPTTEKVIVDFDV, encoded by the coding sequence ATGGCAGAATTTTACAAATTAAAAGTTTTAGACCTATATAAGGAAACCGAAGACACTTCGTTAATCACCTTTGACGTTCCTTTAGAATTACACGATGCTTTCAAGTTTCGTCAAGGTCAGCATTTAACATTAAAAGCAGATTTAAATGGTGAAGACGTTCGTCGTTCCTATTCGTTATGTTCAAGTCCAAATGATAAGCAATGGAAAGTTGCTGTAAAGTTAATTCCAGGAGGAAAATTTTCCACCTTTATAAATGAAGAATTAAAAGCTGGAGACCAATTAGAAGTGATGTCTCCGAGCGGAACGTTTGGTGTAGAGGTCAATGCAGAAAAACCTAAAAACTATTTGTTTTTCGCTGCAGGAAGCGGAATAACACCTGTTCTGTCTATGGTTAAAGCACATTTGCAAGCCGAGCCAAATTCAACCTGTAAATTATTTTATGTCAATAAAACCGCAAAATCTATTATCTTTAAAGAAGAACTAGAGCAATTGCGAAACAAATATTTTGGACGGTTAGAAATTTATTATTTCTTAACCAAAGAACGTAGAGATATTGAGTTGTTTAATGGACGTTTCGATGATGAAAAAATGAAAGTTTTAACCAAGACCTTCATCGATATTCCAGATACAAGTGAAGTATTTCTCTGTGGCCCAGAGAAAATGGTCAATTATGTCAGTGAATATTTAATTAATGCAGGATTGCCGAAAGAATTGATACATTTTGAATTGTTTGTAAAAGGACTTTCAGACGAAGATATCAAACGTGCAGAACGCTTAGCGCAACAAAATGTAGAAGGGACTGAAGTCGTTATTGTAGATGGAGGGAAAGAATTCGCTTTTACCATGACTAAAGAATACGATAATATCCTCGATGCAGCCTTAGGCGCAGGTGCTGATTTGCCTTTCGCGTGTAAAGGAGGAGTTTGTAGCACTTGTAAATGTAAAGTTATAGATGGTGCTGTTGAAATGAAAATAAATTACGCATTAAGCGATAAAGAAGTCTCACAAAACCTAGTCTTAAGCTGCCAAGCAGTACCAACAACAGAAAAAGTAATTGTAGATTTCGATGTTTAA
- the paaC gene encoding 1,2-phenylacetyl-CoA epoxidase subunit PaaC — protein sequence MKNENLYNYILGIADNSLILGQRLGELTGHGPSLETDIACTNISLDLFGQVRSYFQYAAKIAGDDRTEDDIAMLRKEREYKNVLLVEQPNTNFAYAIARQFLFDVYHLAFLAELQKSKDLTLSAIANKCIKEVSYHERFSSDWVKRLGDGTEESKAKMQDAIDGLWTYTDELFHQTEADKAMVAEGIGVDVTKLKETYYKKVNEILEEATLEIPESKWFQKGGKEGIHTEHLGYLLAELQYMQRAYPNMEW from the coding sequence ATGAAAAACGAAAACCTATACAATTATATCTTAGGCATCGCAGACAATAGTTTAATTCTCGGTCAAAGACTAGGAGAATTAACAGGTCATGGTCCAAGTTTAGAAACAGATATTGCTTGTACTAATATCTCATTAGATTTATTTGGGCAAGTAAGAAGCTATTTTCAGTATGCGGCAAAAATTGCTGGTGACGATAGAACAGAAGACGATATCGCCATGCTACGTAAAGAGCGCGAATATAAAAACGTATTGTTGGTAGAACAGCCAAATACAAATTTTGCCTACGCTATAGCGCGTCAATTTTTATTCGATGTGTACCATTTAGCATTTCTTGCGGAACTTCAAAAAAGTAAAGACTTAACACTATCTGCAATTGCCAATAAATGTATTAAAGAAGTGAGTTATCACGAACGTTTTTCTTCAGATTGGGTAAAGCGATTAGGTGATGGTACAGAAGAAAGTAAAGCGAAAATGCAAGATGCTATTGATGGTTTATGGACCTATACTGATGAGTTATTTCATCAAACCGAAGCAGATAAAGCAATGGTTGCAGAAGGAATTGGTGTTGATGTAACAAAACTTAAAGAGACCTATTATAAAAAGGTAAATGAAATTTTAGAAGAAGCAACACTCGAAATCCCGGAATCAAAATGGTTTCAAAAAGGTGGAAAAGAAGGCATTCACACCGAACATTTAGGGTATTTATTAGCAGAGCTTCAATATATGCAACGTGCGTATCCTAATATGGAATGGTAA
- the paaB gene encoding 1,2-phenylacetyl-CoA epoxidase subunit PaaB, translating to MSDKKNWPLWEVFVRSKNGLEHRHCGSLHAADEEMALENARDVYTRRSEGVSIWVVESKNITASNPEHNGEMFEPAQDKVYRHPTFYDLPDEVKHM from the coding sequence ATGTCTGATAAAAAAAACTGGCCACTTTGGGAAGTCTTCGTAAGAAGTAAAAACGGATTAGAACATCGTCACTGCGGAAGTTTACATGCAGCAGATGAAGAAATGGCATTAGAAAATGCACGTGATGTATACACTCGAAGAAGTGAAGGTGTAAGCATTTGGGTCGTAGAATCTAAAAATATTACAGCATCAAATCCAGAGCATAATGGCGAAATGTTTGAGCCTGCTCAAGATAAAGTCTATCGTCATCCAACATTTTACGATTTACCGGACGAGGTAAAACATATGTAA
- the paaD gene encoding 1,2-phenylacetyl-CoA epoxidase subunit PaaD → MTTTEQNIDEVLIPILEKVSDPEIPVLSIMDMGVIRSAVIENKIVKVEITPTYSGCPAMDVIGDDIKSALKAAGYESKIELILHPAWTTDWITPRGRKALEDYGIAAPLSAEADKEVLLNGKRLVKCTNCGSQNTRLVSQFGSTACKAQFQCDNCLEPFDYFKCLK, encoded by the coding sequence ATGACAACAACAGAACAAAATATAGACGAAGTCTTAATTCCAATTCTGGAAAAAGTTTCCGATCCTGAAATCCCAGTATTATCAATCATGGATATGGGAGTGATACGTTCTGCTGTTATAGAAAATAAAATCGTTAAAGTCGAAATCACACCAACCTATAGTGGTTGTCCAGCAATGGATGTGATTGGAGATGATATAAAATCAGCATTAAAAGCCGCAGGATACGAGTCTAAAATAGAGTTGATATTACATCCTGCTTGGACCACCGATTGGATTACACCAAGAGGAAGAAAAGCATTAGAAGATTACGGAATCGCAGCACCTTTAAGCGCAGAAGCAGATAAAGAGGTTTTACTAAACGGAAAACGATTAGTAAAATGTACCAATTGCGGTTCACAAAACACAAGATTAGTAAGTCAGTTTGGTTCCACAGCATGCAAAGCACAGTTTCAATGTGATAATTGCCTAGAGCCATTTGATTATTTTAAATGTTTAAAATAA
- a CDS encoding 3-hydroxyacyl-CoA dehydrogenase NAD-binding domain-containing protein codes for MKIGIIGSGTMGSGIAQVAATSGCQVKLYDTNQGALDKAKASLEKILARLIEKGRIDSDEKNRIQSNISYVNTIKDLADSNLTIEAIIENLDIKKKVFSELENYVSDDCIIASNTSSLSIASIAASLQKPERCVGIHFFNPAPLMKLVEVIPAIQTSNEVLEKAIQTIKDWKKVVAVAKDTPGFIVNRVARPFYGEALRIYEEGLADFATIDHSLKSLGDFRMGPFELMDFIGNDVNYTVTETVFTAFYFDPRYKPSLTQKRFSEAGYLGRKSGKGYYNYDQNGKIINTNHTNARTFETYEEEETLKNQIFDRVLVMLINEAVDALFLNIASAEDIDNAMTKGVNYPNGLLAWADEKGIDWCVQKMDELYNEYHEDRYRCSPLLRNMNKENKTFF; via the coding sequence ATGAAAATAGGAATTATAGGTTCAGGAACCATGGGAAGCGGCATCGCACAAGTAGCAGCAACTTCTGGTTGTCAAGTAAAATTGTACGACACCAATCAAGGAGCTTTAGATAAAGCAAAAGCTTCATTAGAAAAAATATTAGCACGTTTAATTGAAAAAGGAAGAATTGATTCGGATGAAAAAAACAGAATTCAATCCAACATTTCTTATGTAAATACAATAAAAGATTTAGCAGATTCTAATCTAACTATCGAAGCGATTATCGAAAATCTGGATATCAAGAAAAAAGTATTTTCAGAATTAGAAAATTATGTTTCAGACGATTGTATTATCGCATCAAACACTTCTAGTTTGTCAATAGCATCTATTGCGGCTTCATTACAAAAACCAGAGCGTTGTGTAGGTATTCATTTTTTCAATCCAGCACCTTTAATGAAATTGGTTGAGGTTATTCCTGCTATTCAAACATCAAATGAGGTTCTAGAAAAAGCCATACAAACCATTAAAGATTGGAAGAAAGTAGTCGCAGTCGCTAAAGACACACCAGGTTTTATAGTCAATAGAGTCGCAAGACCTTTTTACGGAGAAGCTTTACGTATTTATGAAGAAGGATTAGCAGACTTTGCGACGATCGATCATAGTTTAAAATCTTTAGGTGATTTCAGAATGGGGCCATTTGAATTAATGGATTTCATAGGAAACGATGTCAATTACACAGTAACCGAAACCGTTTTTACAGCATTCTATTTCGATCCAAGATATAAGCCATCATTAACCCAAAAACGATTTTCAGAAGCAGGTTATTTAGGACGAAAATCAGGAAAAGGTTATTATAATTACGATCAAAATGGAAAAATTATTAACACTAATCATACAAATGCAAGGACTTTTGAAACCTATGAAGAGGAAGAGACTTTAAAAAATCAAATTTTTGATCGTGTCTTAGTCATGCTCATCAACGAAGCCGTAGATGCCTTGTTTTTAAATATCGCATCAGCTGAAGACATCGATAATGCCATGACCAAAGGGGTTAATTATCCAAATGGATTATTGGCTTGGGCAGACGAAAAAGGAATCGATTGGTGCGTGCAAAAAATGGATGAATTATATAACGAATATCACGAAGATAGATACCGTTGTAGTCCGTTATTACGCAACATGAATAAAGAAAATAAAACGTTTTTTTAA
- the pcaF gene encoding 3-oxoadipyl-CoA thiolase — protein sequence MEAYIIDGIRTPIGNYKGTLSAVRTDDLAALVISEIVKRNPNIPKEAYDDVIMGCANQAGEDNRNVARMASLLAGLPYTVPGETVNRLCSSGLSAIIHANRAIKTGDGDVFISGGVENMTRGPYVMAKPSSAFGGDSKLYDSTFGWRFVNPKMHEMYGTDGMGMTAENLVEKYNISREDQDTFALWSQQKATKAQENGRLAKEIVTVEIPQRKKDPIQFSKDEFVKPTTSLAILGKLRPAFKKEGGSVTAGNSSGLNDGAAATIIASEDAVKKYNLKPIARIVSSAVVGVEPRIMGIGPVQASNKALAKAGLTMEDMDIIELNEAFAAQALACTRAWGLADDDPRLNPNGGAIAIGHPLGVTGARVAYSAALELNETNKRYALVTMCIGVGQGYAAIIENVNV from the coding sequence ATGGAAGCATACATAATAGACGGAATTAGAACACCAATAGGAAACTATAAAGGGACTTTATCTGCTGTTCGTACAGACGATTTAGCAGCTTTAGTAATTTCAGAAATCGTAAAACGTAATCCAAACATCCCAAAAGAAGCATACGACGATGTTATTATGGGTTGTGCCAACCAAGCAGGAGAAGACAATCGTAATGTTGCACGTATGGCTTCGCTTTTAGCAGGATTACCATATACTGTTCCTGGAGAAACTGTAAACCGATTATGTAGTTCTGGTCTATCCGCAATCATTCACGCTAATCGTGCCATAAAAACAGGTGATGGAGACGTGTTTATTTCTGGTGGAGTCGAGAACATGACACGTGGACCCTACGTCATGGCAAAACCATCATCCGCATTTGGAGGCGATTCTAAACTATACGATTCTACTTTCGGATGGAGATTTGTAAACCCGAAAATGCACGAAATGTATGGCACAGATGGCATGGGAATGACGGCAGAAAACTTAGTAGAAAAATATAATATATCTCGCGAAGACCAAGATACCTTCGCACTTTGGAGTCAGCAGAAAGCAACCAAAGCACAAGAAAACGGACGCTTAGCAAAAGAAATCGTAACGGTAGAAATTCCGCAACGTAAAAAAGATCCTATTCAATTTTCAAAAGATGAATTTGTAAAACCAACAACCTCTTTAGCAATTTTAGGAAAATTAAGACCAGCCTTTAAAAAAGAAGGTGGAAGCGTAACTGCTGGAAACTCTTCTGGATTAAACGATGGAGCAGCAGCAACCATTATTGCGAGTGAAGATGCAGTAAAAAAGTACAATCTCAAACCAATAGCACGAATAGTAAGTTCGGCAGTTGTTGGTGTAGAGCCAAGAATTATGGGAATTGGTCCAGTTCAAGCCTCAAATAAAGCATTGGCAAAAGCAGGTTTAACAATGGAAGATATGGATATCATCGAGCTTAATGAAGCATTCGCAGCACAAGCCTTGGCTTGTACTCGTGCTTGGGGATTAGCAGATGATGATCCAAGACTAAACCCAAATGGAGGCGCTATTGCTATAGGTCATCCGCTTGGCGTTACAGGAGCAAGAGTTGCGTATTCTGCGGCACTTGAATTAAATGAAACCAACAAACGTTACGCTTTGGTGACAATGTGTATAGGAGTTGGTCAAGGGTATGCAGCAATAATTGAAAATGTGAATGTGTAA
- a CDS encoding hotdog fold thioesterase: MKPEQIPHKMLSQDAYSTWLGIEILECEIGRCKVALTIRKEMLNSMNKAHGGISYSLADTAFGFAANTHGKYAVSIETSINHIEALNEGDYIVAESVIESVKNRLGFNIIEVKRGEELVALFKGVVYRTQKDWE; the protein is encoded by the coding sequence ATGAAACCAGAGCAAATTCCACATAAAATGCTATCCCAAGACGCCTACAGCACGTGGCTAGGAATAGAAATTCTAGAATGTGAAATCGGACGATGCAAAGTAGCGTTGACCATTAGAAAGGAAATGCTAAACAGCATGAACAAAGCACATGGTGGTATCAGTTATTCATTAGCAGATACAGCTTTCGGTTTTGCTGCAAATACACATGGTAAATATGCCGTTTCTATCGAAACAAGCATTAATCATATTGAAGCCTTAAACGAAGGTGATTATATTGTCGCAGAATCTGTAATAGAATCTGTAAAAAACAGATTAGGATTTAATATTATTGAAGTAAAACGAGGAGAAGAATTAGTAGCACTTTTTAAAGGTGTCGTTTATAGAACTCAAAAAGATTGGGAATAA
- the paaA gene encoding 1,2-phenylacetyl-CoA epoxidase subunit PaaA produces MSEEQIKNLEAQFEARIARDEKIEPKDWMPEKYRKTHIRQMSQHAHSEIVGMLPEGNWITRAPSLRRKVALLAKVQDEAGHGLYLYSACETLGISRDELYEQLHSGKAKYSSIFNYPTVTWADMGAIGWLVDGAAIINQVPLCNTSFGPYARAMVRVCKEESFHQRQGYEIMIKLANGTPEQKDMAQDALNRWWWPSLMMLGPTDAESIHTEQSMKWKLKRKSNDDLRQQFIDQTVPQADLIGLTIPDPDLKWNEEKGSYDFGEIDWDEFWQVVKGHGPMNKERMKARVGAWEEGEWVRDAAMAYAEKKQARKQKQAI; encoded by the coding sequence ATGAGTGAAGAACAAATAAAAAATCTAGAAGCACAGTTCGAGGCTCGTATCGCAAGAGACGAAAAAATCGAACCCAAAGACTGGATGCCAGAAAAATATCGTAAAACGCATATTAGGCAAATGTCACAACATGCACATTCCGAAATTGTAGGTATGCTTCCCGAAGGTAATTGGATAACGCGTGCACCTTCATTACGAAGAAAAGTAGCACTTTTAGCAAAAGTACAAGATGAAGCAGGTCACGGATTATATTTATATTCTGCCTGCGAAACCTTAGGAATTTCACGAGATGAATTATACGAGCAATTACACTCAGGTAAAGCAAAATATTCATCCATTTTTAACTACCCAACAGTGACTTGGGCAGATATGGGAGCTATTGGTTGGTTAGTAGATGGAGCAGCAATTATCAATCAAGTGCCATTGTGTAATACCTCTTTCGGACCTTATGCAAGAGCCATGGTTCGCGTGTGTAAGGAAGAAAGTTTCCATCAACGTCAAGGGTATGAAATCATGATAAAATTGGCAAACGGAACACCTGAGCAAAAGGACATGGCCCAAGATGCTTTAAATCGTTGGTGGTGGCCAAGCTTAATGATGTTAGGTCCAACTGATGCAGAATCTATTCACACAGAACAATCCATGAAATGGAAATTAAAACGTAAGTCTAACGATGATTTGCGTCAGCAATTTATAGATCAAACGGTACCTCAAGCCGACTTAATCGGACTCACCATTCCTGATCCGGATTTAAAATGGAACGAAGAAAAAGGAAGTTACGATTTCGGAGAAATCGATTGGGACGAATTTTGGCAAGTCGTTAAAGGTCATGGACCAATGAATAAAGAACGTATGAAAGCTAGAGTTGGTGCATGGGAAGAAGGAGAATGGGTTCGTGATGCTGCAATGGCTTATGCTGAAAAGAAACAAGCAAGAAAACAAAAACAAGCAATTTAA